TTATATCTTCCCTTTATCATTTTTTTTATGATGAATATGTTTAATTAATATTAAATGCCATAAAATTCACTATACTTACTATAATGAAAAACTGTCTTATCTGTGACACAGATATAGTTTTCAAAAGAAAATTAAGTTTATGATTATATGAAAGAAGAATTTGAAAAATTGATATATGATTTTCTTTCCGGAAACATTGCCAAGAAAGATCTACACAAGTTGAATGACTGGGTGCACGCAAGCACGGAAAATAAAAAACATTTTGAAAAGCTGAAACACATCTGGCTTTTATCTTCCGGGCATGATACTAACCATTTTTATGCTGAAGGTGCATACGCCAGATTTTTGGAGCGGATTCGCAAAAAGGAGGTTACTAAAAGAAAGGATAGGCTTGTTAGATATGCCGGGTATGCAGCAGCTATAATTTTACTATTGGTCACTACCACACTAATAACCAACGTATTTAAGGACACTCCTGAAAATTTGCTTATCTCTGAGGTATATGCCCCTCGAAAATCTAAATTAAAAATGAAGCTACCCGATGGTTCCGTTGTTTGGTTGAACGCCGACTCTAAATTATCATACTCTGAGAAATTTGGCAGGAATAACCGTAATATTCAATTAACAGGAGAAGGATACTTCGAAGTACAACATGGAGAATATCCATTTATTGTACAAACAGACTCCACACAAATTAGAGTTTTAGGCACAAAGTTCAATATCAAGAATTACAGTGACGAGGATTATATGAAAATTTCGCTGCTGGAGGGGTCTATAGCTTTATCAGGTGCTAATAAGGAGTACATAATGAAACCCAATCAAACAATATCTTTTAATAAAGTAAATCAGATTTATACACTGGCTGAAAACGCCGACTATGCTGAGCAATGGATTAATAATAAAGTTTTTTGGGATGAAATCCCTTTATTAACAATTTCCAAAGAGCTCGAACGACAGTTTGATGTGGCATTTTCATTTGAATCTGAGGGCCTTGAGAGTTTAGTTTTCCACGGGAGCTTCATTATTGAAACAAATAATCTGGAAGAGATACTTGGAATAATGGCAGAAACAAATAAATTTAAGTATTCAATTAAAAAAAACAAAGTTTATATCTTTAATGGCAAATAAAATGACTTCCTCTTGAAAAAAGTTGACTCTTGAAACAGCGGGGGCAAAAATGAAAAACAGATATTAAATCAATCAATACAAGGAAAATACACAGGTAGAAAGTCGAATGCAACTTTTATTTAAACTTTTGAACATATATTTGTATTTTTGCATGACATTTATATAGTCAAATGTAAGCAGCACAATTGTTGACTTTTTTCAGCAAGTGTATTAAAGGGTTTTGTACGTATGCCAAGTTGTGGAAATATTGCGGAAATATACAATAATTATGTGGATGACATGTATACTTACGCCATTTATTTAGGTTTTAAAGAATACGATATCATCGATGCTATACAAGATGTTTTTGTCAATCTATGTGAACTAAATAGAGATATAAAAAAGATCTCAAAC
This portion of the Petrimonas sulfuriphila genome encodes:
- a CDS encoding FecR family protein; protein product: MKEEFEKLIYDFLSGNIAKKDLHKLNDWVHASTENKKHFEKLKHIWLLSSGHDTNHFYAEGAYARFLERIRKKEVTKRKDRLVRYAGYAAAIILLLVTTTLITNVFKDTPENLLISEVYAPRKSKLKMKLPDGSVVWLNADSKLSYSEKFGRNNRNIQLTGEGYFEVQHGEYPFIVQTDSTQIRVLGTKFNIKNYSDEDYMKISLLEGSIALSGANKEYIMKPNQTISFNKVNQIYTLAENADYAEQWINNKVFWDEIPLLTISKELERQFDVAFSFESEGLESLVFHGSFIIETNNLEEILGIMAETNKFKYSIKKNKVYIFNGK